The window GACGTAGGTCGGGGCGATGATCCGGAGGTAGTCCACCCCGACCGCGACCACCTCGGGCGAGTCCTCGATGAAGAAGGTCACGATGGGCGTGGCGAACAGGTAGGCGACCGCGCTGACGAGGGCGAGTCCGCCGGCGATCAGCGCGACACTCATCCCGACCGCACGCTTCGCCCGGTCCACGCGTTCCGCACCGAGATTCTGCCCGACCGTCGTCTCCGTGCCCTGCGCGAGACCGATGGCCGGGAGGAATACGAGCGAGGTGATTCGACTGCCGATGCCGAAGGCGGCGACGACCGCGCCCTGCTCGGCACCGACTGCGGTCGTCCCGGCGTAGGCGACCAGCGCCGTCAGCACGGTGACGCCGAGCGCGCGCGTACTCTGCTCGATGCCGGCCGGCGCGCCGATCCGGACGATCTGTTCGACCGTCTCCCGGCGTGGGATCAGGTCCGCGACCGAGAGGTGGATACCGATGTTGCCCGAGAAGAGCCACGCGAAGCCGACGAACGCGCCCAGTCCACGGGAGAGGATGGTGGCGATCGCGGCCCCCTGCACGCCGAAGCCCGTGAACCCGGTCGCGGCGTACAGCGACTGCTCCAGGCCCGTCATGCCGACCCACTCGAAGACGACGTTGTCCTGGAAGCCGAGGATGAAGAAGGGGTCGAGCAGGACGTTCAGCGCGACGCCGAACGCCATCAGGTAGAGGGGTGTCCGGGTGTCGCCCCACCCGCGCAGCAGCGCCTGGAAGATGAAGAAGCCGAAGACGAACGCGACCCCGACGAACAGGGTTCGCGTGTACTCCACGGAGAGTCGGTACACCTCGGTCCCGGGGTCGGCACCCACGAGCAGGAGCAACTGGGGCGCGAGGACGAAGCCGACGATGGAGAAGAACGTCCCGACCAGCGTGACGAAGGAGAGGGTCTGACCGGCCACGCGATCCACGCGGTCGGTGTTGCCGGCCCCTTTGTTCTGGGAGACGAGGACCGTCCCGGCGACCGTGAACCCGCCGCCGAGCGAGATCATCAGGAAGACGATGGGCCACGAGAACGAGAGGGCGGCGACCGCCTCCTCGCCGAGTCGGCCGACCCAGAAGGTGTCCGCGAGGTTGTAGCCGACCTGCAGGAGTTGCGAGAGGACGATGGGCACCGACAGCAGGAGCAGCGGTTTCAGTAACTCCCCCTCCGTGAGTTCGACGGAGCGATCACCGCTCATTCGTCGGACCCCGTGGTCGTCGTGTCCTCGGTGTCGGCGGGATCGGTCTCGTCGCCGAATCGGTCGGCCGCGTCGTCGACCAGCAGGTCGGCGAGGACGAACTGCTCGATGCCCTGTCGGACCGCGTCGGTCGTCGAGTCGTCACCGAGCACGAGCGAGCGAACCCGGTCGCCTCTGGCGGCCGCCAACAGCGTGGCGGCGACCACGTCCGGGTTGCGCTCGTGGAAGACGCCCGCGTCCATCCCGTCTTCGAGAATCTCGACGGTCAGCGCGTGGAGGTAGTCGTCGTGGCCGGTGATCGCCTCGCGGTACGCCGGGACGTAGGGTGCCTGCGCCCGGAGTTCGAGCATCGCGGTGTGGAAGCCGTCGCTGGCGGGCGGTGCGTCGGCGAAGGGACCTCCGTCCGCGGGCGGCCCGGACAGCAACCGGTCGATCAGCGTCGTCAGTCGCTCGACCGGGTCGCCGGATTCGGAGCCCTCCATCGCGTCGCCGAACTCGTCGAACAGGTAGTCGAGGAAGGCGACGAGCAGGCCCTCTTTCGTGTCGTAGTGGTAGTGGAGCAGGGACGTACTCCGGTCGGCCTCCGCGGCGATGTCGGCCATCGTCAGGTCGGCGTACCCGTGTTCACACAGCGCGCGGTACGTCGCCCGCATCAGCGCCTCGTGGCTGTCGGTCGCGTCGTCCGGGGTGGGGGACCCGTCGTCTGCGGGCGACGAATCCGTGGAGGGCGATCCGGCGGGCCGGTCGCCGGATTCGTCCGGTGGGAACATACTGACTGATCGGTCAGTCAGTTGTAAACCGATTTCGGTTCGAGTGTCCTCACGGGAGAGCGTACCCGGTGTGTCGCGTCGTGGAGATCGGGGTCTTCAGAGCGCGTCGAGGAAGGCGTCGATGTCTGCGGCGGTGTTGAACGCGTGGACCGACACCCGGACCGCCTCGGGCGAAGGGAGGTCGCGGACGTACACGCCGGCGTCGGCGAGTCGCTCCACCGTCGCCTCGGGGTCGTCGGCTGTGAAGGTGACGAGTCCGGACTCGTACTCGCGGGGACTCAGCAGGCGGTCGCCGAGGCCGTCTTTCAGTCGGGCGGTCAACTCGGCGATGCGGGACTCGATGGTGTCGAGGCCCACGGCGCGGGTGTTCTCGATAGCCTGCTGGAGGCCGACGTAGGGCGCGGGGTTCGTCGTCCCCACCTCGACTCTGGCGGCACCGGGTTTCAGTTCGGGGTCGGCGGCGTTCGGGTCGGTGACGCTCCGGTAGCCGACACGCGCCGGCCGCACGTCGTCGATCCGATCGTCGGCGATCCAGAGGAAGCCCGCGCCCCACGGCCCGAGGAGCCACTTGTGGCCCGCGCCGGCCACGAAGTCTGCACCCCAGTCGTCGACCGTCACGTCTCGCTGGCCGAACGACTGCACCGCGTCCACGAGCACCATCGTCCCGGCGTCGTGGGCGACGTCGACGATCTCCGGGATCGGCAGGCGCGTCCCGTAGTTCCACGTGATCGAGTTGAGACACAGGAGTTTCGCGTCCGCCACGGCGTCTCGCAACTCGTCTTCGTCCATCCGCCCCTCGGGACACTCGAGGACGCGCGTCTCGACGCCCTGTCGCCGGAGGTTCCACCACGGGAGGACGCCGGCGGGGTGTTCGAGGTCGGTCCGGACGACCACGTCGCCCGCCTCCCAGTCGAGTGCGCTGGCGACGGTCGCGATCCCGTCGGCGGTGCTGGCGGTCAGTGCGACCTCGGACTCCGCCGCGCCGAGAAAGTCCGCGACGACCTCGCGGGTCTCCTCGAAGGTGCCGAAGGCGGCGGGGTAGGCCCCCTCGCCGACCGGCGCCTCGGTCTCGTGGTACTCGACGAAGCCGGTCGTCGCCTCGACGACCGACCGGGGTGCCGGGCCGGATGCCCCGGTGTTCAGGTAGACGCCCGACTCGCAGACGGGGATGTCGGCACGGAGGTCACTCGGTGTCATGCCGGTGTGTCGTGGGGCGGGGGACGTGAAGATTCGTGTGGCGGTCAGTACGTGGGTGGACAGGGTGTCGGTGTGAACTCGGTCGGATGGGGTGTCGGTGTGAACTCGGTCGAATTTCGCCTCGACAACGAGAGGTGAGAGCCCCCGTCGTGTCGTCACTGGTCGTCACCCGGCGAGTCGTATGCGTATTCGGAACCCGGCAGTCGCAGTACCCCCCACCCCTCCCCGACTGCTGACGACCGAACGTGCGAGTCGGTTCGCGCTATCGCTCGAACACGACTCGGTTCCGGTCGCCACCAGCTCGCGTCCTGTCGGATTCCGGGCCGTCGTCGAACTGGTCGGGTGACTGGTGGGGTCGTGTGCGTTCACACAGAGTCCGGCGCGCGCGAGAAACGCGCGTGAGGGAGGGTCGCGCGTTCAGGCGCGACCCGAGGCTGGGGAGGACCGAGGTACGGTGCTGTCGCGGTCTGCGGTGCTGATGCCGTCACTATTTGCGGTACGGTAGCAAATGACGTACTGGTGTCATCCCGGTCTACGGTACGGTGGGAGGTGCTGTACTGTACTCTCGCAGTCGTGGCCGAATTCGACCCGAAGTCGGGTCTACTCGGCGTCGACGCCGTGTTCCTCGTAGAACTCCTCGGGGGTCGCGTCGACGCGCTCGAAGGGGCCGAAGTCGCGCTCGTGGTGGCGGATGATCTGCTCGACGATCCACGAGGAGAACGTCTCGTCGAAACACCACTGCTCGTCCGGGCAGGGCACGTCGAACCGCTCGTCGGTGGCGAAGGCGACGTAGATGTGGTAGAAGCCGAGGATGGTGTCCGCGAACTCCCCAGCCTTCCCGCCGCACTCGACGCGTTTCTCGGTCAACTCCGACTCCCCCGCGTCGGTCAGCGCGAAGTACTTCCGGTCCGGTTCGTCCTCGCGGTCGATCCGCTCGGCCCAGCCCTCCTCCTCGAACTTGTGGAGAATCGGGTAGACGGAACCGTACGACGGCTCCCAGTGGCCGCCGCTGAGCGCCGTGATCTCCTTCAGTATCTCGTAGCCGTACCGGGGCTTCTCGCTCAGTAGCTCCAGCACCAGATACGAGACTAACCCGCGTGGCGGGCCACTCTTCCGCATCGTTCGTTCGTAACAGTGTGGTTGGGAAAGCGTTTCGGTCGGGCGGTGCGACGCGGACAGCGTCGGAGTCCGCCGGGGGGTCGGAGTCACAGCCGGCGGAAACACGCAAGGTCCTTGTCCGGACCGTCCCAAGCGAGGAGTATGGCAGAACCACCGCAGACCGACGAAGGCTGGTTCGCACTCCACGACCTCCGAACCGTGGACTGGGACGCGTGGCGGGACGCGCCCGACCACGAACAGGACCGCGCGGTCCGCGAGGGGATCGACTACCTCCAGCGACACGAGGCCGTCGCCGACGCCGACGAGGGCGTCTCGGCCGTCTTCTCGGTGCTGGGCCACAAGGCCGACCTGATGGTCGTCCACTTCCGGCCGACGCTGGACGCCCTCTCGACCGCAGAGCGGGCGTTCGACCGCACCGCACTCGGCGGCTTCACCGAACAGACGACCTCCTACGTCTCGGTGACGGAGGTCTCGGGGTACGGCTCGACCGACTACTTCGATGACCCCGAGTCGGTCGACGCGGGCTACCGCCGCTACGTCGAGGGGAAACTCCACCCCGACATCCCCGAGGACACCTACGTCTCCTTCTACCCGATGAGCAAGCGCCGCGACCCGGAGTACAACTGGTACGACCTCGACTTCGAGGAACGCTCCGACATGATGTCCGCCCACGGCGAGACCGGCAAGGGCTACGCCGGCAAGATCAAACAGGTCATCGCCTCCTCGGTCGGCTTCGACGACTACGAGTGGGGCGTCACGCTGTTCGCCGACGACCCGACCGACATCAAGGACATCGTC of the Salinirubrum litoreum genome contains:
- a CDS encoding MATE family efflux transporter — its product is MSGDRSVELTEGELLKPLLLLSVPIVLSQLLQVGYNLADTFWVGRLGEEAVAALSFSWPIVFLMISLGGGFTVAGTVLVSQNKGAGNTDRVDRVAGQTLSFVTLVGTFFSIVGFVLAPQLLLLVGADPGTEVYRLSVEYTRTLFVGVAFVFGFFIFQALLRGWGDTRTPLYLMAFGVALNVLLDPFFILGFQDNVVFEWVGMTGLEQSLYAATGFTGFGVQGAAIATILSRGLGAFVGFAWLFSGNIGIHLSVADLIPRRETVEQIVRIGAPAGIEQSTRALGVTVLTALVAYAGTTAVGAEQGAVVAAFGIGSRITSLVFLPAIGLAQGTETTVGQNLGAERVDRAKRAVGMSVALIAGGLALVSAVAYLFATPIVTFFIEDSPEVVAVGVDYLRIIAPTYVGLGVFHVIAGGFRGSGSTRTAMAFSLLSLWLFRIPPGVALVEFVGLGPNGVWYAIAFSQLITPVVAGLWFLRGTWTDNVVDAGGPGPGPEIGADDDESDGDSDDTVADDAVPEASDDD
- a CDS encoding TetR/AcrR family transcriptional regulator yields the protein MFPPDESGDRPAGSPSTDSSPADDGSPTPDDATDSHEALMRATYRALCEHGYADLTMADIAAEADRSTSLLHYHYDTKEGLLVAFLDYLFDEFGDAMEGSESGDPVERLTTLIDRLLSGPPADGGPFADAPPASDGFHTAMLELRAQAPYVPAYREAITGHDDYLHALTVEILEDGMDAGVFHERNPDVVAATLLAAARGDRVRSLVLGDDSTTDAVRQGIEQFVLADLLVDDAADRFGDETDPADTEDTTTTGSDE
- a CDS encoding aminotransferase class V-fold PLP-dependent enzyme, with product MTPSDLRADIPVCESGVYLNTGASGPAPRSVVEATTGFVEYHETEAPVGEGAYPAAFGTFEETREVVADFLGAAESEVALTASTADGIATVASALDWEAGDVVVRTDLEHPAGVLPWWNLRRQGVETRVLECPEGRMDEDELRDAVADAKLLCLNSITWNYGTRLPIPEIVDVAHDAGTMVLVDAVQSFGQRDVTVDDWGADFVAGAGHKWLLGPWGAGFLWIADDRIDDVRPARVGYRSVTDPNAADPELKPGAARVEVGTTNPAPYVGLQQAIENTRAVGLDTIESRIAELTARLKDGLGDRLLSPREYESGLVTFTADDPEATVERLADAGVYVRDLPSPEAVRVSVHAFNTAADIDAFLDAL
- a CDS encoding PadR family transcriptional regulator, encoding MRKSGPPRGLVSYLVLELLSEKPRYGYEILKEITALSGGHWEPSYGSVYPILHKFEEEGWAERIDREDEPDRKYFALTDAGESELTEKRVECGGKAGEFADTILGFYHIYVAFATDERFDVPCPDEQWCFDETFSSWIVEQIIRHHERDFGPFERVDATPEEFYEEHGVDAE